One part of the Enterobacter pseudoroggenkampii genome encodes these proteins:
- the mug gene encoding G/U mismatch-specific DNA glycosylase, whose protein sequence is MINDILAPGLRVVFCGINPGKSSAHTGFHFAHPGNRFWKVIYQAGFTDRLLKPEEEQHLLDTRCGITMLVERPTVQASEVNLHELRSGGRELIKKIEDYQPAALAILGKQAYEQAFSQRGAKWGKQSIMIGVTQVWVLPNPSGLNRATLDKLVEAYRELDEALMVRGL, encoded by the coding sequence ATGATCAACGATATTCTGGCCCCGGGCCTGCGGGTGGTGTTCTGCGGAATCAACCCGGGCAAGTCCTCGGCGCACACCGGTTTTCACTTCGCCCATCCGGGGAATCGCTTCTGGAAGGTGATCTACCAGGCCGGGTTTACCGACAGGCTACTCAAGCCCGAAGAGGAGCAGCATCTGCTGGACACGCGCTGCGGGATCACCATGCTGGTCGAGCGGCCTACGGTGCAGGCGAGTGAGGTCAACCTGCATGAGCTGCGCAGCGGCGGGCGGGAGCTGATCAAGAAGATAGAGGATTATCAGCCGGCCGCGCTGGCGATCCTCGGCAAGCAGGCCTACGAGCAGGCGTTTAGCCAGCGCGGGGCTAAGTGGGGTAAGCAGAGCATCATGATTGGCGTGACGCAGGTGTGGGTGCTTCCAAACCCGAGCGGGCTCAACAGGGCGACGCTGGATAAGCTGGTAGAGGCTTATCGGGAGCTGGATGAGGCGCTGATGGTGCGGGGGCTTTAG